From one Amaranthus tricolor cultivar Red isolate AtriRed21 chromosome 17, ASM2621246v1, whole genome shotgun sequence genomic stretch:
- the LOC130804623 gene encoding RING-H2 finger protein ATL48-like translates to MGSTEPSIEEFFPEKKRVKNPFVPIGALMTAGVLTAGLISFKRGNSKLGQKLMRARVVVQGATVALMVGTASYYGDSFPKFPKFPGF, encoded by the exons ATGGGGAGCACAGAACCAAGCATCGAAGAATTTTTCCCCGAGAAGAAGAGGGTTAAGAACCCTTTCGTTCCTATTG GTGCCCTGATGACTGCTGGAGTTCTGACAGCCGGCTTAATAAGTTTTAAGCGAGGAAATTCTAAGCTGGGTCAGAAACTGATGAGAGCTCGTGTAGTCGTTCAAGGTGCAACAGTTGCTCTTATGGTAGGAACGGCTAGCTATTATGGTGATAGCTTCCCCAAGTTTCCAAAATTTCCTGGCTTTTGA
- the LOC130804626 gene encoding protein POLAR LOCALIZATION DURING ASYMMETRIC DIVISION AND REDISTRIBUTION-like, with amino-acid sequence MRLTNAGDIPGDGDRRAPKLRRRDCVITAVGEEEEGCRTVCYSPARVVVYRLLAIAKKCRSGGRREKVHVQVQESTVEFENDILHRKSDDRRRINVSGLERQEMTFNLAAGLGLLSLIAASKTELEKTVELRKQMEIFLQSFKEEHHSQGTTPKPSGPEVAYAVSTTIDGCSNYSTEDHAPSFSHQDFGNNFAFDTHYHMHQKVESVGGINHFEEELAAELDRLQLDVETGDYTKTEESSEIQEQVTEIPSENTANGSVNMSSGEVIDPCQYVDNPEYYCGVPPLELERRLHEVLESRQEERIKELEANLDRMKRKLQEKEVEVTWWKDTAKLISKQVPESSRALS; translated from the exons ATGCGGCTGACGAATGCCGGTGACATTCCCGGCGATGGAGATCGTCGTGCACCGAAACTTCGGCGAAGAGATTGTGTGATTACGGCGGtcggagaagaagaagaaggttgtaGAACGGTTTGTTATTCTCCCGCACGTGTGGTGGTTTACCGTTTGCTTGCAATTGCGAAAAAATGTAGGAGTGgtgggaggagagagaaagttcATGTTCAAGTTCAAGAGAGTACAGTGGAATTCGAGAACGATATTTTGCATCGGAAGTCTGATGATCGGAGAAGAATTAACGTTTCAG GGCTTGAAAGGCAGGAGATGACCTTCAATTTGGCAGCAGGTCTTGGTTTGCTATCCCTTATTGCTGCTAGCAAAACAGAACTTGAGAAAACTGTGGAATTACGTAAACAAATGGAAATATTTTTACAAAGTTTCAAAGAGGAGCACCATAGCCAAGGCACAACCCCAAAACCATCTGGTCCTGAAGTTGCATATGCTGTCAGCACTACTATCGATGGCTGTAGTAATTACTCTACGGAGGATCATGCACCTTCATTTAGTCATCAAGATTTTGGAAACAATTTTGCTTTTGATACACACTATCACATGCATCAAAAAGTGGAGTCCGTGGGAGGTATCAACCATTTTGAGGAAGAGCTAGCAGCAGAGTTAGATCGATTGCAACTTGATGTAGAAACGGGAGATTATACAAAGACTGAAGAATCCTCTGAAATTCAAGAGCAGGTTACTGAG ATACCCTCTGAAAACACAGCTAATGGAAGTGTAAACATGAGCTCAGGGGAGGTAATTGATCCTTGCCAATATGTCGACAATCCCGAGTACTACTGTGGCGTCCCACCTCTTGAACTTGAGAGACGGCTGCACGAAGTTCTCGAATCAAGACAAGAAGAACGAATAAAAGAACTTGAAGCTAATCTAGACCGCATGAAAAGAAAACTGCAAGAGAAGGAAGTAGAAGTCACTTGGTGGAAAGACACAGCCAAACTTATCTCCAAACAAGTCCCTGAGTCTTCCCGCGCCTTGAG TTAG
- the LOC130804622 gene encoding uridylate kinase PUMPKIN, chloroplastic, giving the protein MVISTTFPSSSLSISSPLQSSPSVLFFKPWKSCLMANSRKPHLGISVNCASSDVGSSSSDFTTLRQVQMPSFGLSSNEDARKPAYKWQRVLLKVSGEALAGDNTQNIDPKVTMAIAREVASVTRLGIEVAIVVGGGNIFRGSSWAGSSGLDRSSADYIGMLATVMNAIFLQATMESIGIPTRVQTAFRMSEVAEPYIRRRAVRHLEKGRVVIFAAGTGNPFFTTDTAAALRCAEINAEVVLKATNVDGVYDKDPRQNPDAQLLNTLSYHDVTSKELSVMDMTAITLCQENNIPVVVFNLNKEGNISRAIKGETVGTIIGGQRISTAAEIP; this is encoded by the exons ATGGTTATTTCTACTACTTTTCCATCCTCTTCGCTTTCTATCTCTTCACCATTACAATCTTCACCTTCAGTTCTCTTCTTCAAACCATGGAAAAGTTGTTTAATGGCGAATTCTAGGAAACCCCATCTTGGAATTTCTGTTAATTGTGCTTCCTCTGATGTGGGTTCTTCCTCTTCTGATTTTACTACTCTAAg GCAAGTTCAAATGCCATCGTTTGGATTGTCATCAAATGAAGATGCTCGCAAACCGGCATACAAATGGCAAAGGGTGCTGCTCAAAGTTAGTGGTGAAGCTCTTGCAGGAGATAATACTCAGAACATAGATCCTAAGGTCACAATGGCAATAGCACGAGAGGTTGCATCTGTGACACGGCTTGGCATTGAG GTGGCTATAGTTGTTGGTGGAGGAAACATTTTTCGAGGATCATCTTGGGCTGGGAGTAGTGGCCTTGACCGTTCATCTGCTGATTATATTGG GATGCTGGCCACTGTTATGAATGCGATCTTTTTGCAAGCAACAATGGAGAGCATTGGTATCCCAACTCGTGTTCAGACTGCTTTTCGTATGTCCGAAGTTGCTGAGCCCTATATACGTAGAAGGGCTGTCAGACATTTGGAGAAAGGGAGGGTTGTAATATTTGCTGCTGGAACGGGAAATCCATTCTTCACCACGGATACTGCTGCGGCTCTTCGTTGTGCAGAAA TTAACGCTGAAGTTGTGTTGAAGGCAACAAATGTAGATGGAGTATATGATAAAGATCCTCGACAAAATCCAGATGCCCAGCTGCTCAATACCTTGAGCTATCACGACGTAACATCAAAAGAACTTTCTGTAATGGACATGACTGCCATTACTTTGTGCCAAGAAAATAACATTCCTG TTGTCGTCTTCAATCTAAACAAAGAAGGTAACATCTCTAGAGCGATTAAAGGAGAGACAGTCGGAACCATTATCGGAGGGCAGCGAATTTCAACTGCAGCAGAGATACCGTAG
- the LOC130804625 gene encoding eukaryotic translation initiation factor 5A-2, translating to MSDEEHQFESKADAGASKTYPQQAGTIRKNGYIVIKNRPCKVVEVSTSKTGKHGHAKCHFVAIDVFTSKKLEDIVPSSHNCDVPHVNRTDYQLIDISEDDFVSLLTDSGDTKDDLKLPSDENLRAQIKDGFNEGKDLIVSVMSAMGEEQICALKDIGPK from the exons ATGTCGGACGAGGAACATCAATTTGAGTCTAAGGCTGATGCCGGAGCTTCAAAGACTTACCCTCAACAAGCTGGTACTATTCGTAAAAATGGTTATATTGTTATCAAGAATCGTCCGTGCAAG GTTGTTGAGGTTTCCACATCCAAAACTGGCAAGCACGGACATGCTAAGTGTCACTTTGTGGCCATTGATGTTTTCACTTCAAAGAAGCTCGAGGATATTGTTCCATCATCTCACAATTGTGAT GTTCCTCATGTTAACCGTACTGACTATCAGCTGATTGATATCTCAGAAGATGATTTT GTGAGCCTTCTAACTGATAGTGGTGACACAAAAGATGACTTAAAGCTTCCTTCTGATGAAAATCTTCGTGCTCAG ATCAAGGATGGCTTTAACGAGGGGAAAGACCTTATTGTTTCTGTGATGTCAGCAATGGGAGAAGAACAGATTTGTGCCCTCAAGGACATTGGCCCGAAATGA